A region from the Paludicola sp. MB14-C6 genome encodes:
- a CDS encoding stage III sporulation protein AF, whose protein sequence is MEGIRTIGMSMCITLVVTSIFSMLIPDSKLDKVLKFAISLFFLTSIISPFFTSKIDFGVDFNNMVMEQTNTKMDKAVEEQFFSLAQKNIASTLERYLKNEEISVRKIEVFVNKTADNNISISKLMVYIDASQENKVSKIESLVKREVGVTPSIVKLNSNQGKDSY, encoded by the coding sequence ATGGAAGGAATTCGAACAATTGGAATGTCAATGTGTATTACACTCGTAGTGACATCTATTTTTTCAATGCTTATACCTGATTCCAAACTAGATAAGGTGTTGAAATTTGCTATAAGTTTATTTTTTCTAACTAGTATTATCTCTCCATTTTTTACTTCGAAAATTGATTTTGGTGTGGATTTTAACAATATGGTTATGGAGCAAACCAATACAAAAATGGATAAAGCAGTTGAAGAACAGTTCTTTTCACTAGCTCAAAAAAATATAGCAAGTACATTAGAGCGATATTTAAAAAATGAAGAGATTTCAGTAAGAAAAATTGAGGTATTTGTTAATAAAACAGCTGATAATAACATATCTATTAGTAAGTTGATGGTTTACATAGATGCAAGTCAAGAAAATAAAGTGAGCAAGATAGAAAGTCTTGTAAAAAGGGAGGTTGGGGTAACTCCGAGCATAGTCAAGTTAAACAGCAATCAAGGTAAGGACTCATACTAA
- a CDS encoding stage III sporulation protein AG — protein sequence MKLTNLIKGDKKIIILVVLGLIGIVLIGLTSIIPPKVKTTQTKVQEQPINDYKKKLEQEVLNLVTSIHGVGKAKVMVTLKNGVEYVYVKEEKQNTDTTNGAAGTEQTVQQRDNYEQKTIIVEDENGRKTALLRTTLEPTVKGVVIVCEGGDDVAIQQAVTDAVKTALGIGSNSVCVSKLNP from the coding sequence ATGAAGTTGACTAATTTAATAAAAGGTGATAAAAAAATTATCATTTTAGTAGTTTTGGGGCTTATCGGTATCGTGCTGATTGGTTTAACCTCGATTATTCCTCCAAAAGTAAAAACAACGCAAACGAAAGTCCAAGAACAACCAATAAACGACTACAAGAAGAAATTGGAGCAAGAGGTTTTGAACCTTGTTACATCTATTCATGGAGTCGGCAAAGCAAAAGTTATGGTTACTCTAAAAAACGGTGTTGAGTATGTTTATGTAAAAGAAGAAAAACAGAACACCGATACAACAAATGGTGCAGCAGGGACCGAGCAAACTGTTCAGCAACGTGATAATTACGAACAAAAAACCATTATAGTTGAAGACGAAAATGGCAGAAAAACAGCTTTACTTCGAACAACGCTAGAGCCAACGGTAAAAGGTGTCGTAATCGTTTGTGAAGGAGGAGATGATGTAGCAATTCAACAAGCCGTTACAGATGCCGTAAAAACTGCTTTGGGTATCGGTTCAAACAGTGTTTGTGTTTCCAAACTGAATCCATAA
- a CDS encoding SpoIIIAH-like family protein, which produces MKANFIIGKKQIILASLVLILGVAVYLNFAFANKDFEATDKLQSNVTADKDKVIDDATGLAVKDDTASVTDVKKDTASKADTKKDETKKANATASTADTGSKTKTLGDAQLVSAKSIVDENYFVKARLSRTKARDTAIQTISTILDNEKLTEADKKQASAKAMSITDIIEAETNVENIIKSKGYEDCIVYLTATNATVVVKTKGLDQNQATQIKNIIVTEAKIKGENVSISEIK; this is translated from the coding sequence ATGAAAGCAAACTTTATCATAGGCAAAAAACAAATTATTCTAGCTTCATTGGTTCTTATTCTTGGCGTTGCGGTTTATTTGAACTTTGCATTTGCAAATAAAGATTTTGAAGCAACCGACAAATTGCAATCTAATGTTACAGCAGATAAAGACAAAGTAATTGATGATGCCACAGGTTTAGCAGTTAAAGATGATACAGCTTCTGTAACTGATGTAAAGAAAGATACAGCTTCTAAGGCTGATACAAAGAAGGATGAAACCAAGAAGGCAAACGCAACAGCAAGTACAGCAGATACAGGTAGCAAAACAAAAACGCTAGGCGATGCACAACTAGTTAGCGCAAAATCAATTGTTGATGAAAATTATTTTGTAAAAGCAAGACTTTCAAGAACAAAGGCTCGTGATACAGCCATTCAAACAATATCAACGATTCTTGACAACGAAAAATTGACAGAGGCGGATAAAAAGCAAGCTTCCGCTAAAGCAATGTCTATTACAGATATTATAGAAGCAGAAACCAACGTTGAGAACATAATTAAATCCAAAGGCTATGAAGATTGTATCGTTTACTTAACAGCTACAAATGCTACTGTAGTTGTAAAAACAAAAGGTCTTGATCAAAACCAAGCAACGCAGATTAAAAATATAATTGTAACCGAAGCAAAAATTAAAGGCGAAAACGTTTCTATAAGCGAAATAAAATAA
- a CDS encoding Asp23/Gls24 family envelope stress response protein, whose translation MDTNKSKTQSSLNISEEVVSIIAQNVIKEIDGVHSLSILPSKYSVLTTPSVAKSVKINLASDTAQIDIAIVVDMNHKIKDVCEQVQVTVKDQVQNMTGIAVSKVNVYVTGVHVVNEQ comes from the coding sequence ATGGATACGAATAAGTCAAAAACACAAAGTAGCTTAAATATTTCTGAAGAGGTTGTTTCAATTATTGCGCAAAATGTAATTAAAGAGATTGATGGAGTTCATTCATTATCAATTCTTCCGAGTAAATACAGTGTGCTAACAACTCCTTCTGTTGCAAAGTCTGTAAAAATTAACTTAGCTTCAGATACTGCACAAATTGATATTGCAATTGTGGTTGATATGAACCATAAAATCAAAGATGTTTGTGAGCAAGTTCAAGTTACTGTGAAAGATCAAGTACAAAACATGACCGGAATTGCGGTTTCAAAGGTCAATGTTTATGTAACAGGTGTACACGTTGTAAACGAACAATAA
- the nusB gene encoding transcription antitermination factor NusB, protein MTRHQMRQSAFILTFERIFNTGSIDEIVELAKECGNIEIDNSVITLFKGVDENKEVIDSEISKHLKKWSISRISKVSLAVLRVAMYEIMFSNDMDIDIIISEAVKIAQTFTLKDDVAFVNGVLSSVAKERK, encoded by the coding sequence ATGACAAGACATCAGATGCGCCAATCTGCTTTTATTCTTACTTTCGAGCGTATTTTTAATACGGGTTCAATTGATGAAATCGTTGAATTAGCAAAAGAATGTGGCAACATTGAAATTGACAATTCTGTAATTACATTATTTAAAGGGGTAGATGAAAATAAAGAGGTGATTGATAGCGAAATTTCAAAACATTTAAAGAAATGGTCTATCAGTCGTATTTCAAAAGTTTCTCTTGCTGTTTTAAGAGTGGCAATGTATGAAATCATGTTCTCTAACGATATGGATATTGATATTATTATCAGTGAAGCGGTTAAAATTGCTCAAACATTTACATTGAAAGATGATGTTGCTTTTGTAAACGGAGTTCTTTCATCTGTAGCTAAGGAACGCAAATAA
- a CDS encoding peptidase M22 codes for MAYYLGIDTSNYTSSVSLFHSNTNQIVMQKRLLPVASNAVGLRQSDAVFAHVKQLHHLIEELFREQKYPIKAVGVSTRPRSVEGSYMPAFLVGDLVASSIASVLGVKKYECSHQEGHIVAALYSASAIDLLNNKFLAFHVSGGTTECLLVEPKNNLFDVTLIAKTLDLNAGQLIDRVGVMLGLQFPCGKALTELALQCNKKFKIKPTLKGHDIHLSGVQNQCETMYQKGVSKEEIARYVIEYIKSSLEAMTKGVQEQYGQLPLLYAGGVMSNTIIKEYMSNNYNGLFASPEFSADNAAGVSIITAIKDNENGQCN; via the coding sequence ATGGCTTATTATCTTGGAATCGATACAAGCAATTATACCTCTTCTGTTAGCTTATTTCATAGTAATACCAATCAAATTGTCATGCAAAAACGTCTTTTACCGGTTGCTTCCAATGCCGTTGGGTTGCGTCAAAGTGATGCAGTTTTTGCTCATGTAAAACAACTACACCATCTAATTGAAGAGTTGTTTCGTGAACAAAAATATCCAATCAAGGCGGTCGGCGTTTCCACTCGTCCACGCTCAGTAGAAGGTTCTTATATGCCCGCTTTTTTAGTCGGAGATTTAGTAGCTTCTTCTATTGCAAGCGTATTGGGTGTGAAAAAATACGAATGCTCTCATCAAGAGGGACATATTGTAGCAGCTTTATACAGTGCGTCTGCAATTGATTTACTAAATAATAAATTCTTAGCATTTCATGTATCAGGTGGAACGACAGAATGTTTATTGGTAGAACCAAAGAATAACCTGTTTGATGTTACTTTAATTGCAAAAACGCTCGATTTAAACGCAGGTCAATTAATTGATCGAGTTGGAGTTATGCTAGGTTTGCAATTTCCATGTGGAAAAGCCTTAACTGAATTAGCATTACAATGCAATAAAAAATTTAAGATAAAACCGACCCTAAAAGGTCACGATATTCATTTGTCCGGTGTGCAAAACCAATGTGAAACCATGTATCAAAAAGGTGTTTCCAAAGAAGAAATCGCTCGCTATGTAATTGAATATATCAAATCTTCTTTAGAAGCAATGACCAAAGGGGTACAAGAACAATACGGACAACTTCCTTTGCTATATGCCGGAGGAGTTATGTCTAATACAATTATAAAAGAGTACATGAGCAACAATTATAACGGACTATTTGCTAGTCCTGAATTTTCAGCAGATAACGCTGCTGGGGTATCTATCATTACAGCAATAAAGGATAATGAAAATGGACAATGCAATTAG
- the xseA gene encoding exodeoxyribonuclease VII large subunit: MDNAISVSQLNRYIKDLISSDGNLRNITLKGEISNFTNHIKTGHFYFTLKDNASSIKTIMFKGNASKVKFDVENGMNVIVTGSVQVFERDGAYQFYCDTLEPDGIGALYLAFEQLKQKLAAKGLFDEAHKKPIPTMPQKIGIVTSKTGAALQDILNILTRRYPLGTVVLIPALVQGENAPDSIVSGIQIAEQTDDIDVLIVGRGGGSIEDLWAFNDEKVAMAIYECKIPIISAVGHEIDFTISDFVADLRAPTPSAAAELCAPDISQLYKQIETLSAYFDRYTVNNLKARFDGLKASYQRLVTLSPSNKIAQGEQELQAKVQRLTLAMDNIQTHCEQRYHKDVSMLEALSPLKVITRGYSITYSEKGLVSSIDEIQKGERIITKLRDGEIISAVQDINK, translated from the coding sequence ATGGACAATGCAATTAGTGTTTCACAATTGAATCGATATATAAAAGATTTGATTTCAAGTGACGGAAATCTTCGTAATATCACGTTAAAGGGTGAAATTTCGAATTTCACAAATCATATTAAGACAGGCCATTTTTATTTCACATTAAAAGATAATGCTTCTTCTATTAAAACAATCATGTTCAAAGGAAATGCAAGTAAAGTAAAGTTTGATGTGGAAAATGGTATGAATGTTATTGTAACGGGTAGTGTTCAGGTGTTTGAACGTGATGGAGCTTATCAATTTTATTGTGATACGCTTGAGCCCGATGGAATTGGAGCATTGTATTTAGCTTTTGAACAACTCAAGCAAAAGCTAGCTGCAAAAGGACTTTTTGATGAAGCGCATAAAAAGCCGATACCAACCATGCCTCAAAAAATCGGTATTGTTACTTCTAAAACGGGTGCCGCATTACAAGATATATTAAATATCTTAACAAGGCGTTATCCGCTTGGTACTGTTGTGTTAATTCCTGCGTTAGTACAAGGTGAAAATGCACCGGATTCGATTGTTTCGGGAATTCAAATTGCTGAGCAAACTGACGATATTGATGTTTTGATAGTTGGCCGTGGTGGCGGCTCAATTGAGGACCTTTGGGCTTTTAATGATGAAAAAGTAGCAATGGCTATTTATGAATGCAAAATTCCAATCATCTCTGCTGTTGGCCATGAGATTGATTTTACCATATCTGATTTTGTTGCTGATTTAAGGGCACCAACTCCTTCTGCAGCGGCAGAGCTTTGTGCCCCTGATATTTCTCAGCTTTATAAACAAATTGAAACGCTATCTGCTTATTTCGATCGCTATACAGTCAATAATTTAAAGGCTCGGTTTGATGGCTTGAAAGCATCTTATCAAAGGCTTGTAACGCTTTCACCATCCAATAAAATTGCACAAGGTGAGCAAGAGCTCCAAGCAAAGGTTCAGCGTTTGACGCTTGCTATGGATAATATCCAAACGCATTGTGAACAACGATACCATAAAGATGTTTCTATGTTAGAGGCTTTAAGCCCTTTAAAAGTTATCACAAGGGGATATTCTATTACATACTCCGAAAAAGGACTTGTATCATCAATAGATGAAATACAAAAAGGGGAAAGAATAATTACCAAATTGCGTGATGGCGAAATAATATCTGCAGTACAAGATATAAATAAATAG
- the xseB gene encoding exodeoxyribonuclease VII small subunit: MEELTFEKALLQLEELITSLEKGELSLEQSIQVYEQGVKLTAFCNKELKTAKLKIEELKAESKSE; the protein is encoded by the coding sequence ATGGAAGAATTGACATTTGAAAAAGCATTGTTGCAGCTTGAAGAGTTGATTACCAGCTTGGAAAAAGGCGAATTATCCTTAGAGCAATCGATTCAAGTTTACGAACAAGGCGTAAAATTAACTGCATTTTGTAATAAAGAGTTAAAAACTGCGAAGTTAAAAATAGAAGAATTGAAAGCTGAGAGTAAAAGTGAGTAA
- a CDS encoding polyprenyl synthetase family protein, translated as MSNYEQTTNQYRDMINTALESYIIPTGEEYDVVKQAMLYSLSAGGKRIRPILVLEFCKVNGGDIEKALPFACAIEMIHCYSLIHDDLPCMDDDDMRRGQPSCHKKFGEANALLAGDALLTLAFETIASAWSSGMQSPQACIKAVKVLSNHAGMDGMVGGQVIDLQNEGKLISEQTLHQLHAKKTGALITAACELGAIAAEVSSDIQKKCAEYGKQLGFAFQIVDDILDVIGDEKALGKPIGSDAENQKTTFVSLYGLESAKEIAYKTTEQALQQLSEFRGNQYLIELTNKLLNRTY; from the coding sequence GTGAGTAATTACGAACAAACAACAAATCAATACAGGGACATGATTAACACTGCATTAGAAAGCTATATTATACCGACGGGTGAAGAATATGATGTTGTGAAACAAGCAATGCTATATTCTTTGAGTGCTGGTGGAAAACGAATCCGTCCTATTTTAGTGTTGGAATTTTGTAAAGTGAATGGCGGCGATATTGAAAAAGCTTTACCGTTTGCGTGTGCAATTGAAATGATTCATTGCTATAGCTTAATCCATGATGATCTTCCTTGTATGGATGATGATGACATGAGACGGGGACAACCTTCTTGTCATAAAAAATTTGGAGAGGCCAATGCGTTACTGGCAGGTGATGCGTTGTTAACGCTTGCATTTGAAACAATTGCTTCTGCATGGAGTTCCGGTATGCAATCACCGCAAGCTTGTATTAAAGCTGTTAAAGTACTTTCGAATCATGCGGGAATGGATGGCATGGTAGGTGGTCAAGTAATTGATTTACAAAATGAAGGAAAACTGATTTCCGAACAAACTTTGCATCAATTACATGCTAAAAAAACGGGAGCCTTAATTACAGCTGCTTGTGAGTTAGGCGCAATTGCTGCCGAAGTATCTTCTGATATTCAGAAGAAATGTGCTGAATATGGAAAGCAACTCGGTTTTGCATTTCAAATAGTTGATGATATTTTAGATGTAATCGGTGATGAAAAGGCGCTAGGTAAGCCAATCGGAAGCGATGCTGAAAATCAAAAAACTACTTTTGTTTCCCTTTATGGATTGGAAAGCGCAAAAGAAATTGCATATAAAACAACCGAACAAGCATTGCAACAGTTATCTGAGTTTCGTGGGAATCAATATTTAATCGAGCTAACAAATAAGTTATTGAATAGAACATACTAA
- a CDS encoding divergent PAP2 family protein translates to MTKISDLFSNYVLNVAVISWISAQVIKTLLNLITTKKMDLERLFGAGGMPSAHSASVCGLTIAVSKTVGFASPLFAISFLLSAIVMYDAMGVRRAAGEHAKVINLIVKKNNESKGEAIYIPKNKNQLKEFLGHTPLEVMGGAMLGILVAILIPVY, encoded by the coding sequence ATGACAAAAATAAGTGATTTGTTTAGTAACTATGTGTTGAATGTAGCGGTGATATCTTGGATTTCAGCACAGGTAATTAAAACATTATTAAATCTAATTACAACAAAGAAGATGGATTTGGAACGTCTATTCGGTGCAGGCGGTATGCCAAGTGCCCATTCTGCATCAGTTTGTGGATTAACAATTGCTGTTTCTAAAACAGTTGGATTTGCATCACCTTTATTTGCAATTTCGTTTTTACTTTCTGCAATCGTTATGTATGATGCAATGGGAGTAAGGCGAGCTGCAGGCGAACATGCTAAAGTTATCAATTTAATTGTCAAAAAAAACAATGAGAGTAAAGGCGAAGCTATCTATATTCCAAAGAATAAGAATCAGCTGAAAGAATTTTTAGGTCATACTCCTCTTGAAGTTATGGGTGGCGCTATGCTTGGCATCTTAGTTGCAATTCTTATTCCGGTTTACTAA
- the dxs gene encoding 1-deoxy-D-xylulose-5-phosphate synthase, whose product MEYKLLNHINTPDDLKKLSKEQLVPLCEEIRGFLLESVSQTGGHLASNLGTVELTVALHKVFQSPEDKIVFDVGHQCYTHKLLTNRKEQFVSLRQKGGISGFPKPKESEHDAFIAGHSSTSISAALGIAKALQIQGKSNHAIAVIGDGAFTGGEAYEALNNAGRSGTNLILILNHNDMSISKNVGAFARYLATIRARPGYLNLKSTIEKILLHTPLIGKPIRNWLESSKSMLKTLIYRSTFFEELGFSYLGPTDGHDIEELILVLRRAKELQRPVLIQVETIKGKGYPFAEENPGAYHATATFDPSVGSDDSINEDTYSFVSGMTIKQVADEDNRICAITAAMKYATGLQNFYQAHKERFFDVGIAEQHAVTFAGGLASQGMIPVFAVYSSFLQRGYDQIIHDISIEQQHVVLAIDRAGIVGEDGETHQGIFDTAYLNHIPNVKVYSPEGYEETSLCMQKAITEDQGVVAVRYPRGSAKVTHTFLPTTEYEHKQNGNDTLVISYGRMTSNCFDAVQELNQQGNNISLLKLTQIIPLDTKVISIANEYKNVYFVEEAIQTGGIAEHFGALLLEQGYKGSYHIRAIESFVPQSSVNEAFVSLGLDKDSIKEWIINAK is encoded by the coding sequence ATGGAATATAAACTTTTAAATCATATTAATACACCGGATGATTTGAAAAAGCTTTCAAAAGAGCAGCTTGTACCTTTATGCGAAGAAATTCGAGGATTTTTGTTGGAATCGGTATCTCAAACAGGTGGACATTTAGCCTCAAATTTGGGAACGGTTGAGTTAACAGTTGCCTTGCACAAGGTATTTCAGTCACCGGAAGATAAAATAGTTTTTGATGTAGGACATCAATGTTACACCCATAAGCTTTTAACTAATCGTAAAGAGCAATTTGTTTCTTTGAGGCAAAAGGGTGGAATTTCCGGCTTTCCAAAGCCAAAAGAAAGTGAGCACGATGCCTTTATTGCAGGACATAGCTCTACTTCAATTTCTGCTGCTTTGGGAATTGCAAAAGCGTTACAAATTCAAGGCAAATCAAACCATGCAATTGCAGTAATCGGTGATGGCGCATTTACAGGCGGAGAAGCGTACGAAGCGTTAAATAACGCTGGAAGAAGTGGTACCAACTTAATTTTAATATTAAATCATAATGATATGTCCATTTCAAAAAATGTTGGTGCATTTGCTCGTTATCTTGCAACAATTCGTGCAAGACCGGGTTACTTAAATTTAAAATCAACTATCGAAAAGATATTACTTCATACTCCGTTAATCGGAAAACCAATACGCAATTGGTTAGAAAGCTCCAAATCAATGTTAAAAACTTTGATTTATCGCTCTACGTTTTTTGAAGAGCTTGGCTTTAGCTATTTAGGCCCAACTGACGGTCATGACATAGAAGAACTTATTTTGGTATTAAGGCGTGCAAAAGAACTGCAAAGACCTGTACTGATTCAAGTTGAAACAATAAAAGGAAAAGGCTATCCGTTTGCGGAAGAAAATCCGGGGGCATATCATGCGACAGCGACGTTTGATCCGTCTGTTGGTAGTGATGATTCTATAAACGAAGATACCTATTCTTTTGTTTCCGGAATGACAATTAAGCAAGTTGCTGATGAAGATAATCGTATTTGCGCAATTACTGCGGCAATGAAATATGCAACAGGCTTACAAAATTTTTATCAAGCACATAAAGAACGATTTTTTGATGTTGGTATTGCTGAGCAACACGCAGTAACCTTTGCTGGTGGACTTGCAAGTCAAGGAATGATACCTGTTTTTGCGGTGTATTCAAGTTTCTTGCAACGTGGTTACGACCAAATAATCCATGATATATCAATTGAACAACAACACGTTGTATTGGCAATTGATAGAGCAGGTATTGTCGGAGAAGATGGTGAAACCCATCAAGGCATATTTGATACTGCATATTTAAATCATATACCAAACGTAAAGGTGTATTCACCTGAAGGCTACGAAGAAACTTCACTTTGTATGCAAAAAGCGATTACAGAAGATCAAGGTGTGGTTGCTGTTCGCTACCCAAGAGGAAGCGCAAAAGTAACGCATACTTTTTTACCTACTACTGAATATGAACACAAACAAAATGGAAATGATACGCTTGTTATTTCTTATGGAAGAATGACTTCTAATTGTTTTGACGCAGTGCAAGAGCTAAATCAGCAAGGAAATAATATATCACTGCTAAAGCTCACTCAAATTATTCCGTTAGATACTAAGGTAATCAGTATTGCAAACGAATATAAAAATGTATACTTTGTTGAAGAAGCAATTCAAACAGGCGGCATTGCCGAACATTTTGGTGCGTTATTATTAGAACAAGGCTATAAAGGCAGCTACCATATTCGAGCAATTGAATCGTTTGTTCCACAAAGCAGCGTAAATGAGGCGTTTGTTTCTTTGGGGCTTGATAAAGATTCCATAAAAGAATGGATAATAAACGCAAAATAG